The segment GACGGCGCTGTCGACGTTGCTCGGCCGGAAAGTGGAAATCACGACGCCCAAAGTATCGGTTGTCCGTAAGATCGATCTGGAAAGCGAGTTTCCGCAGCCGCACGTCTCCGTCCACGTCCGGTACGTTGCGGGTTTCGAGGGTTTCAACCTGCTCGTCATCCGGACGCGCGACGCTCACGTCATCGCCGATCTGATGATGGGCGGCAGCGGTCTCCCGTCGGACGAGCCGCTGTCCGAACTGCATCTGAGCGCGGTTCAGGAAGCGATGAACCAGATGATGGGTTCTGCGGCGACGAGCATGTCCACCATTTTCAATCGCCTCGTCAACATTTCGCCGCCGGGAGTGGGCATTCTCGATTTGCCGAAAGGCGTCGGCGCGGAAACGATACCGGACGAGGACGTGTTCGTCAAAGTCGCGTTCCGGCTGACGATCGGGGACTTGGTCGATTCGTCGATTATGCAGCTGTTGCCGGTCGGTTTCGCCAAGGAAATGGTGCAAAGTCTGCTGGGAGGCGCGCGCGAACCCGAACATGCCGCCGTCGACCCCGCGGCTGATCGCCCCGCGGCATCCAGGCCGAGACCGGAGCCGGCGGTGGAGCCGGCCGGGACCGCTTCCTCACAGCAGGGAACGTCCGGGACGGGGATGCCCAGACAGCCGCCCGGTCCGCACACTTACGCCCCTCCGGAGCCGGGGCCGAACATTCGCCGAAACGTCAGCGTTCAACCGGCCCAGTTCGCCGATTTGTCGGCGGTTTCGTCCGGCGTGCAGGCGGACGAACGCAATCTGGACCTGCTGTTGGATATCCCGCTCAGAGTGACGGTCGAGCTCGGCCGCACGAAAAAACTCATCCGGGAAATCCTCGAATTTTCGCCCGGATCGATCATCGAGCTCGACAAGCTGGCCGGCGAGCCGGTCGACATTTTGGTCAACAACAAGCTGATCGCAAGGGGCGAGGTGGTCGTGATCGATGAAAATTTCGGCGTTCGGATAACGGACATTATCAGTCCTAGAGAGCGCATGGAAAAACTGAAATAATTCCAAACTTTGCAGACGATTTTTAGGAGGACTGACGGATGGCGAATCGCATTCTCGTGGTGGATGATGCTGCGTTTATGCGTATGATGATCAAGGACATCCTGACCAAAAACGGCTACCAGGTCGTCGGCGAGGCTCAGGATGGATATCAGGCGATCGAAAAATACAAAGAATTGCGCCCCGACCTGGTGACGATGGATATCACGATGCCGGAAATGGACGGCATCACGGCGCTTCGCGAGATCCGGAAAATCGATCCCAGTGCGAAAGTCATCATGTGTTCGGCGAT is part of the Candidatus Reconcilbacillus cellulovorans genome and harbors:
- a CDS encoding flagellar motor switch phosphatase FliY, which codes for MTNNEYLSQEEIDALLRQAAGEPPDGSPSVERYLTPLEQDALGEIGNISFGSAATALSTLLGRKVEITTPKVSVVRKIDLESEFPQPHVSVHVRYVAGFEGFNLLVIRTRDAHVIADLMMGGSGLPSDEPLSELHLSAVQEAMNQMMGSAATSMSTIFNRLVNISPPGVGILDLPKGVGAETIPDEDVFVKVAFRLTIGDLVDSSIMQLLPVGFAKEMVQSLLGGAREPEHAAVDPAADRPAASRPRPEPAVEPAGTASSQQGTSGTGMPRQPPGPHTYAPPEPGPNIRRNVSVQPAQFADLSAVSSGVQADERNLDLLLDIPLRVTVELGRTKKLIREILEFSPGSIIELDKLAGEPVDILVNNKLIARGEVVVIDENFGVRITDIISPRERMEKLK
- a CDS encoding two-component system response regulator: MANRILVVDDAAFMRMMIKDILTKNGYQVVGEAQDGYQAIEKYKELRPDLVTMDITMPEMDGITALREIRKIDPSAKVIMCSAMGQQAMVIDAIQAGAKDFIVKPFQADRVIEAVKKTIG